TTGCCTCAACAGCCCCGCCCCATTCAGTGTAGGCCAGCCTGTGGCAATTGTTGCCATCATTATCCGATGTCCGTAGAGCCTTTCGAATTGCTTACCTTGTATAGTGACCTTCGGGGGCGGAACGACTTGCTAGATATTATGGAAGCGTGTCAGTCCAGGGCTTCGATGTTCAAAAATTTTTATGAGCAGCGCAGAACGGAGCGTGGCATCATTGATGACTTTGACGATCAGGCCGAAGATCTTGCCCTGCATGATTACTTTGCTGCCTGGAAACCTTGCCCTTTTTCGGACAAGGTGGGGGACTGTACCGTGTACCCGTTGCGTCCGGTCTCTTGCCGGATGTATTTCAGCGAAACGGCTCCCAAGTTCTGTACGCCAAAGTTTTTGCAGACTCCAGAAAACGACAGCTATATCGTGTATCTGCCCGACTGTATCGAAGATGCCGTTTATGGAATTTCGGAGCATTATGCGTTGCTCGAATTGCCGGAAAGTTATTTTGGAGGGCTCCTCTCGGTAAATGCTTTCGAAGGTCTGTTTAACGCAGAGGCCTGTGCCAGGTAGCGAAGAAAATGAATTTGTTCGGAGTCCAGCTAGATTTATTCGGGAACGCTCCCAAGGAACCGGAAAAACCAAAGGTTCCGAGCAGCGTTTCGATGAATGGGCTCGTTCATTTCAAGTACAATTCGCAACTCAAGAAAAGCATACGCTGCAAGGGGGGCGCCCTGTTCGGACATCCCGAAGTGATCTTGCCGCATTATATGAAAGACCCTGAATTTGCGGCGGCGCGAGAACTGGCGGCGGAATGGGCCGAGCATGCGATACGCAGAAAAACGGCAAAGAACAAGGCGACCATCAAGGATTTGGTGAACCGTTTCTGGACTTTGGTAGACCAGGTTCTTGCGGACAGGGGGGAGTCGGCCGTTTCGAGTAAAGGTAGGCTTCCGCCGATTCGTCCGCAGGGAAAATACCATAATTTAAATGACGTGCTTGCGGCGATCAATAGTACCTACTTTGAAGATAAATTAACTTGCCGGATTACCTGGAGTAATAGGGTTGGTGGGTTGAGCTTTCATTCGGTTCGTAAAGACCCTGTGACGGGCGAGGAATTTCATCTGATAAGCATTAGTAAAGGCTACGATGCCGCCAATTGCCCGGAGTATGCGGTTGCAGGTGTTGTTTATCATGAATGTCTGCATATTGCAATTCCCGTTGAAATCCGGAATGGGCGACGCGTAGTCCATGGTCGAAATTTCAGGGTGCGCGAACGGCAGTACATTTATTATGACGAATGGATCCGCTGGCACAATCAGGTGCTTCCCAAGAATATATGGGCCATGCGCCGCGGAAAAGAACTCTAACGCAGATTTATTTTGATTCAAATTAAAAAGGCCGTCCTTGCGGACGGCTTCCTTTATGATGCATGTCATCCCCGCGAAGGCGGGGATCTCCGATCTTACATCTTGAGGAGAATTTGTACTCCTACGGAGTACAATGCTCTGCGGCTCGGCAATGGGAATGCAAGCATTCCCACTGCGCTCGCTTTAGGAGCATTTGGTCGCCTACGGCGCCCGATGCTTTCGGCTCGGTCATAGGCAAGCGAGCTTGCCTGCGACACTCGCCTTAGGAGCATTTCACCGATCTTACATTTTGAGGAGAATTTGTACTCCTTCCGGAGTACAATGCTCTGCGGCTCGGTCATGCCCGTGCAAGCACGGTCGCGACTCTCGCCTTAGGAGCATTTCACCAATCTTACATCTTGAGCAAGATTTCGCCAATCTGAACAGCGTTCAAAGCAGCGCCCTTGCGGATCTGGTCACCGGTGAGCCACAGCGTGTTGCTGTTTTCGTCGGCGAGGTCCTTACGGATACGGCCCACGAAGACGTTGTCCTTGCCTGCGCTTTCGAGCGGCATCGGGTACACGTAGTTCTGCGGATCGTCCTTGAGGGTAACGCCCGGAGCGTTCTTGAGAGCGTTACGGATTTCTTCGACAGAAACCGGACGTTCGGTTTCGAACCACACGGATTCGGAGTGAGAACGCAGCGAGCTCACGCGCACGCAGGTGGCGCTCGTACGAACGTCAGAGTGCATGATCTTGCGCGTTTCGTTGAACATCTTCATTTCTTCCTTCGTGTAGTCGTTTTCCGTCATCTTGTCGATCTGCGGAATCACGTTGTAGGCGAGCTGGAAGGGGAACTTGTTGATGTGGGTGGTGGAACCCGTTTCGAGGATGTCCTTGTACTGCTGCTTGAGTTCTTCCATAGCGACGGCACCTGCACCGCTTGCGCTCTGGTAAGAAGAAATGTGAATCTTCTTGATGTGGGAAATCTTTTCGATCGGGTTGAGCACCACGACCATCATGATGGTCGTGCAGTTCGGGTTGGCGATGATGCCCTTGCCACCGAGTTCAGCCTTGTAGAGCTTGATGTCTTCGGGGTTCACTTCCGGCACGACCAGAGGAACTGCCGGATCCATACGGAAGAAGCTTGTGTTGTCCACGACCACGGCACCGTTTTCGACGGCGATCGGAGCGAATTCCTGAGAAATGGCTGCGCCGGCGGAGCTGAGCACCAGGTCGATACCCTTGAAGGAATCCTTGTTCAGTGCTTCGCACTTGAGCGTTTCGCCCTTGAACTTGAATTCACGCCCTGCACTGCGTTCGGAGGCGAGGAGCTTCAGGCTCTGCAGCGGGAAATTGCGCTCTTCGAGGATGGAGAGGATTTCTTGGCCTACGGCGCCAGTGGCACCCATAATGGCAACGTTGCGAATCATAATTAACCTTTATTGTTCGGTTTGTTGTTGATTGTTTGATTGAATAGCTTCGATGGCGTTCCAGAATCGTTTCAGGTAAATGTTCATTTGCCCGATCTGGTCTCTGGACTGCCTGTACAAGATCAATTGCTGTTCCGGATTTTCCTGGAGCGTGTAGCTATAGAGCGCGTATGCAGAAAGGCGAACGCATTCACTTGCCTGTATCAGTTCCTTGTGCGCGTCGCTAGCTTCGTGCGGGTGGAAAAGCCCGAGGACTTTTTTGTTGAGCGCCACGGCGTTATTGTTGATGGCGAGCGCCTGACTACTACGAGTTTCGCGTTCTGCCTCAGAAATGTTCGCCGGAAGGGGCTCGAAATTGTTGATCGAATTGACGATGTCCGTCATTCGCTTGATTACAGTCTCGGCATCGATGGAGTAGCTGTCGCGTCTGCTCAGGGTTCCGTCGTCGCGGCTAGCCTTGCCCGAGGTAATGCCCTGGCCTTTTTTGCCGCTAGAACTTGGGATGATCTTTCCACCTTCGCCGTTTTCGAACGAGGCGATGTAGTCCTGGTACTTGGCGTTCATCGCGGCGATTTCGGCGGGGGAGTAGTCCGATGTCGGAATGAAAGTCGGACGGTCCCAGTAGGCGATACCCATAAAGCCCGACAGCATAAAGAAGGCGAGGAATATGTTTCCCGCCTTGGCCGCGCGGTCGTCGCTACGGATAAAGCCAATGATGGCAAAGAAGAACAGGCTCGAAAACGAGAGCAAAAGTCCGCCGTCGCAGTTGTAGGCAATGAACGAGTTCTTCGCAAAGAAGAAAATGCAGTCCATGACTACAATCAAAAACGACAAAAAGGCACCCAACATTTTCTGGGTGCGAGTTTCCGCAGATGCGGACATGAGTATTGCCGTAAAGGTGATGCCCAGCGGCAGCACCATCATCAA
The genomic region above belongs to uncultured Fibrobacter sp. and contains:
- a CDS encoding aspartate-semialdehyde dehydrogenase yields the protein MIRNVAIMGATGAVGQEILSILEERNFPLQSLKLLASERSAGREFKFKGETLKCEALNKDSFKGIDLVLSSAGAAISQEFAPIAVENGAVVVDNTSFFRMDPAVPLVVPEVNPEDIKLYKAELGGKGIIANPNCTTIMMVVVLNPIEKISHIKKIHISSYQSASGAGAVAMEELKQQYKDILETGSTTHINKFPFQLAYNVIPQIDKMTENDYTKEEMKMFNETRKIMHSDVRTSATCVRVSSLRSHSESVWFETERPVSVEEIRNALKNAPGVTLKDDPQNYVYPMPLESAGKDNVFVGRIRKDLADENSNTLWLTGDQIRKGAALNAVQIGEILLKM
- a CDS encoding YkgJ family cysteine cluster protein yields the protein MESYREYFPTKAFRIAEMRLSSLLGAERDRLDAVAAAHGRESAIGPDNLMEEMPQIIKFTREYHRLFAEYLDAVLPQQPRPIQCRPACGNCCHHYPMSVEPFELLTLYSDLRGRNDLLDIMEACQSRASMFKNFYEQRRTERGIIDDFDDQAEDLALHDYFAAWKPCPFSDKVGDCTVYPLRPVSCRMYFSETAPKFCTPKFLQTPENDSYIVYLPDCIEDAVYGISEHYALLELPESYFGGLLSVNAFEGLFNAEACAR